The Medicago truncatula cultivar Jemalong A17 chromosome 4, MtrunA17r5.0-ANR, whole genome shotgun sequence genome includes a region encoding these proteins:
- the LOC11444984 gene encoding dihydroorotase, mitochondrial, whose translation MELTIVQPDDFHLHLRDGALLEAVTPHSAKHFGRAIIMPNLKPPITTTSSAISYRESILKAIPKTSNFTPLMTLYLTDATTPNEIQLAKKSGFVYGVKLYPAGATTNSQDGVTDLFGNCYSVLEEMVEQGLPLLVHGEVTNPEVDIFDREKVFIETILEPLIQRLPQLKVVMEHITTMDAVKFVESCKEGYVAATVTPQHILLNRNALFQGGLQPHNYCLPVLKREIHRQAIVSAITSGSRRFFLGTDSAPHDRRKKESACGCAGIYNSPVALSLYAKVFEEAGALDKLEAFTSFNGPDFYGIPRNKSKIKLRKSPWRVPECLSFPFGDIIPMFAGETLEWEALLI comes from the exons ATGGAGCTAACAATTGTACAACCTGAtgattttcatcttcatcttcgtgACGGTGCTCTTCTGGAAGCTGTAACCCCTCACAGTGCAAAGCATTTTGGAAGGGCTATTATCATGCCCAATTTGAAACCACCCATCACTACCACATCCTCTGCTATTTCTTATCGAGAATCTATTTTGAAAGCAATACCTAAAACTTCCAATTTCACTCCTCTCATGACGCTTTATCTCACTGATGCTACAACTCCGAATGAGATTCAACTTGCAA AAAAAAGTGGATTTGTTTATGGTGTGAAGTTGTATCCTGCTGGAGCTACAACAAACTCTCAGGATGGTGTTACAGATCTTTTTGGAAATTGTTATTCTGTTCTTGAGGAAATGGTTGAGCAAGGTTTACCATTATTG GTTCACGGAGAGGTTACAAATCCAGAAGTTGATATTTTTGACCGGGAAAAGGTCTTTATTGAAACAATTTTAGAGCCTTTAATTCAAAGGCTTCCACAATTGAAGGTTGTGATGGAGCATATTACTACCATGGACGCTGTTAAATTTGTAGAGTCTTGCAAAGAAG GTTATGTAGCAGCAACAGTTACACCTCAGCATATTCTTCTCAATCGCAATGCTTTGTTCCAAGGTGGCTTGCAGCCTCACAATTACTGTCTTCCCGTGCTTAAAAGAGAGATCCACA GACAGGCTATTGTTTCAGCTATCACTAGTGGAAGTAGACGATTTTTCCTTGGAACTGATAGTGCTCCACATGATAGGCGTAAAAAGGAATCTGCTTGTGGATGTGCTGGCATCTACAACTCCCCGGTTGCTCTATCACTATATGCCAAGGTTTTTGAAGAG GCTGGTGCACTTGACAAGCTGGAAGCTTTTACAAGCTTTAATGGACCTGACTTCTATGGTATCCCCAGAAACAAGTCAAAGATTAAACTGAGGAAATCTCCTTGGAGAGTACCCGAGTGTCTATCGTTTCCATTTGGAGATATTATTCCCATGTTTGCCGGTGAAACACTTGAATGGGAAGCATTGCTTATTTGA